A section of the Bacillus thermozeamaize genome encodes:
- a CDS encoding methionine adenosyltransferase, which produces MSASKDRRLFTSESVSEGHPDKVCDQISDALLDAFLEKDPNARVACEVMATTGLVFVAGEITADCYVDIPRVVRDTIRKIGYTRAKYGFDADTCGVITTIDEQSPDIAQGVNKAYEARHGEMDDDAIEAIGAGDQGLMFGFAVNETPELMPLPISLAHQLARRLADLRKSGQIPYLRPDAKTQVTVEYEGDRPVRVDTIVISTQHHPDVSLEEIRRDMLEQVVAPVVPSHLLDGGTKYFVNPTGRFVIGGPQGDTGLTGRKIIVDTYGGYARHGGGAFSGKDPTKVDRSASYAARYVAKNIVAAGLADKCEVQLAYAIGVARPVSIRVDTFGTGKVPDEFLAKLVERHFDLRPAGIIRELDLRRPIYQPTAAYGHFGRTDLDLPWERTDKAALLRDEAGLPN; this is translated from the coding sequence ATGAGCGCATCGAAGGACCGCCGCCTGTTTACTTCGGAATCCGTGTCGGAAGGGCACCCGGACAAGGTCTGCGATCAGATCTCGGATGCGTTGCTGGACGCTTTTTTGGAAAAAGACCCGAATGCCCGTGTGGCCTGTGAGGTGATGGCGACCACAGGCCTGGTGTTCGTTGCGGGGGAAATAACGGCCGACTGCTATGTGGATATTCCCCGTGTCGTCAGGGATACCATTCGCAAGATCGGGTACACAAGGGCCAAGTATGGGTTTGACGCAGACACATGCGGGGTGATTACGACCATTGACGAGCAGTCGCCAGATATTGCCCAGGGTGTGAACAAAGCGTATGAAGCCCGCCATGGCGAGATGGATGATGATGCCATCGAGGCGATCGGAGCTGGCGACCAGGGGCTGATGTTTGGTTTTGCCGTCAATGAGACGCCGGAGCTGATGCCGCTGCCCATTTCCCTTGCGCACCAGCTGGCCCGGCGACTGGCGGATTTGCGGAAGAGCGGCCAGATCCCTTATCTCCGTCCCGACGCCAAGACCCAGGTGACGGTTGAATATGAAGGGGATCGGCCGGTGCGCGTGGACACGATCGTCATTTCCACCCAGCATCACCCGGACGTGAGCCTGGAAGAGATTCGCAGGGATATGCTGGAACAGGTGGTGGCGCCGGTTGTGCCATCCCATTTGCTGGACGGGGGGACCAAGTATTTTGTCAACCCCACGGGCCGGTTTGTGATCGGGGGGCCGCAAGGGGATACCGGCCTGACGGGGCGGAAGATCATTGTTGACACATACGGGGGATATGCCCGCCATGGCGGTGGGGCTTTTTCCGGCAAGGATCCGACCAAGGTGGACCGTTCAGCTTCTTATGCGGCCCGTTATGTGGCGAAAAACATTGTGGCTGCCGGCCTGGCGGACAAATGCGAGGTGCAACTGGCCTACGCGATTGGCGTCGCCCGCCCGGTTTCCATCCGCGTGGATACCTTCGGCACGGGGAAGGTGCCGGATGAGTTCCTGGCCAAGCTGGTTGAACGCCATTTTGACCTGCGCCCGGCAGGCATCATCCGCGAGCTGGATTTGCGCCGGCCGATTTACCAGCCGACAGCTGCCTATGGCCATTTTGGACGCACCGACCTGGATTTGCCGTGGGAGCGGACGGATAAGGCCGCCCTCTTGCGCGATGAAGCGGGGTTACCAAATTGA
- a CDS encoding flagellar hook-associated protein FlgK gives MPSTFHGIELLKRALYAQQAAMNTAGHNVSNAHTPGYSRQRVEMVTTPPIEMPGLNRSTAKGQLGTGVNVDAIRRLRDTFLDLQYRNENQYLGEWEVMQNTYDKLEVIFNEIKASDDGFGTGLNRVFNEFWNAWQDLSRDPESLTAKIAVVQRGVALAETFNTMARQLNTFEADLEKQTRAKVDQANVLLGQIAELNQQIVKIHAMGQNANDLMDRRDLLVDELSKLINIEVNEDANGGYEILLSRSSDDGTVNGNQIVLMPANGDKTQVLKFDFDTTDPANKTLKLKDVADNDVVDLYVIDGSATNHINEPSGEILGYLRSIEKVKGYHQQLDILVRGFVTKINDTYGDDLFEPKDTMFSVSAENIQFNQNLVANPVNLKTSNSGLSGDGDLARDIAQLRNALFDFNGEQATVADRYNGIIGKLGIESQEAQRRVKNHQLLVDQTEALRQSVSGVSLDEEMANLVMFQHAYNAAARAVTVMDQMLDKLINGTGIVGR, from the coding sequence ATGCCCTCCACTTTTCACGGAATTGAACTGCTGAAACGAGCGCTGTACGCGCAACAGGCCGCGATGAACACGGCCGGCCACAACGTTTCCAACGCCCACACGCCGGGCTATTCCCGCCAGCGCGTCGAAATGGTGACCACGCCGCCGATTGAAATGCCGGGCTTGAACCGGAGCACCGCAAAGGGGCAGCTTGGCACCGGCGTCAATGTGGATGCCATCCGCCGATTGCGGGACACGTTTTTGGATCTGCAATACCGCAACGAGAACCAGTACCTCGGCGAGTGGGAAGTGATGCAGAACACCTACGACAAGCTGGAAGTGATCTTCAACGAAATCAAGGCCTCTGACGACGGCTTTGGCACCGGCCTGAACAGGGTGTTCAACGAATTCTGGAACGCCTGGCAGGACCTGAGCCGCGATCCGGAGAGCCTGACGGCCAAAATCGCCGTCGTCCAGCGCGGCGTGGCCCTGGCCGAAACGTTTAACACGATGGCCCGGCAACTGAACACCTTTGAGGCCGACCTTGAGAAACAGACAAGGGCCAAGGTGGACCAGGCCAATGTCCTCTTGGGGCAGATCGCCGAGTTAAACCAGCAAATCGTCAAGATCCATGCGATGGGTCAAAACGCCAACGACCTGATGGATCGCCGGGACCTGCTGGTGGATGAGCTGTCCAAGCTGATCAACATCGAGGTCAATGAGGATGCAAACGGCGGGTATGAGATTTTGTTGAGTCGCTCTTCTGATGATGGCACTGTGAATGGGAATCAGATCGTTCTGATGCCGGCGAATGGGGATAAGACTCAGGTATTAAAGTTTGATTTTGATACAACAGATCCGGCTAATAAAACATTGAAATTGAAGGATGTTGCCGATAATGATGTTGTAGATTTATATGTAATTGACGGTAGTGCAACAAATCATATTAATGAACCAAGTGGTGAAATTTTAGGATATTTAAGATCGATTGAAAAGGTAAAGGGATATCACCAACAATTGGATATTTTAGTTCGAGGTTTCGTAACAAAGATTAATGACACGTATGGAGACGATTTGTTTGAACCTAAGGATACAATGTTTTCGGTATCAGCCGAGAATATCCAGTTCAATCAAAACCTGGTTGCGAATCCTGTTAATCTCAAAACTTCAAACTCTGGATTATCGGGTGACGGTGATCTTGCCCGTGACATTGCTCAACTTCGGAATGCACTTTTTGATTTTAATGGAGAACAAGCCACAGTGGCCGATCGTTACAATGGTATTATTGGTAAGCTAGGTATTGAATCCCAGGAAGCCCAGCGCAGGGTAAAAAATCATCAATTGCTTGTCGACCAGACTGAAGCACTGCGCCAATCGGTCAGCGGAGTTTCGCTGGATGAGGAGATGGCCAACCTGGTAATGTTCCAGCATGCATACAATGCCGCGGCACGGGCGGTCACGGTGATGGATCAGATGCTGGACAAGCTGATCAACGGAACGGGAATAGTGGGACGGTAG
- a CDS encoding flagellar export chaperone FliS gives MTNPYQAYQINQVMTASPPELTLMLYQGAARFLKQAIQAHQSKDWATVNERLQRVQDIYYELLATLNQEYEIGRSLASMYDFLIRHVREANVAKDLAKMEEALELTEELRDTWEQAMKQLKQN, from the coding sequence ATGACCAATCCATACCAGGCGTATCAGATCAACCAGGTCATGACAGCCTCGCCGCCAGAATTGACCTTGATGCTTTATCAAGGAGCGGCCCGTTTTCTGAAACAGGCCATCCAGGCGCACCAGTCCAAGGATTGGGCAACGGTCAACGAACGGCTGCAACGCGTGCAGGACATTTACTATGAGCTCTTGGCTACGCTGAACCAGGAATATGAGATTGGCCGTTCGCTGGCTTCCATGTATGACTTTCTGATTCGCCATGTCCGGGAGGCCAACGTGGCCAAGGACTTAGCCAAAATGGAAGAAGCGCTGGAGCTGACGGAAGAGTTGCGGGACACGTGGGAACAGGCGATGAAACAGCTCAAGCAAAACTGA
- a CDS encoding cold-shock protein → MQGRVKWFSAEKGYGFIEREDGGDVFVHYTAINADGFKTLEEGQLVEFDIVEGARGPQAANVTRL, encoded by the coding sequence ATGCAAGGGCGAGTCAAATGGTTTAGCGCCGAAAAAGGCTATGGTTTTATTGAGCGCGAAGATGGTGGCGATGTGTTTGTCCACTACACCGCGATCAATGCCGACGGTTTCAAGACACTGGAAGAGGGGCAGCTCGTCGAATTCGACATCGTCGAAGGTGCCCGTGGCCCGCAAGCAGCAAATGTAACCAGACTGTAA
- a CDS encoding Fis family transcriptional regulator, with protein sequence MENLNIAIRSVGDIHEEMKKLEAKWGHFVLEKRKPQGVRKHIYQSWERCQNMGIDPRKKQTSIVMTDEQLVEWVNRSHLYHVSLPILDDLAREISGTHHLLTLCDHTGKMMYLRGDQQIRKRAEKINFVPGSDWSEAAFGTNAIGTALETKQPIQIFSYEHFCEGCHPWVCSASPIQDPLTGQLLGVIDVTGPSNHAQPHTLGTAVMAAKMIEQQLLQTSLQKRNYLQRCFEQAVRKWKNDPMMVLDVVLQVVDATPSALSLFQLKDRRDIWALSEMKELKSVLLTLNNSQAETQLPEKQLTVSIQTITMEHERIGFLLHFHKSPQHRSPTHRYAKPAPVNHWSEIIGESQALKEVVYKSQIVASTNVPVLITGESGTGKERFARAIHHASLRHRGPFVAINCGAIPKELIASELFGYEPGTFTGGNPRGKAGKFEDANGGTLFLDEIGEMPLDLQVFLLRVLEEKEIVRLGSSKPMPVDVRIIAATNQDLEKLVKEGKFRSDLFYRLNVVHLALPPLRERGNDLLHLCKHFIEMFAKQHGRKVSGIDEAALSFLKQYHWPGNIRELKNVMEHAVLFASGESISLSDLPPYLLSNVASGSTSPLEQEEKRLLQQLYKETNGNLSEIARRCKIARSTLYRKLKKYNML encoded by the coding sequence ATGGAGAATTTAAATATAGCTATTCGTTCGGTCGGTGACATCCACGAAGAAATGAAAAAACTCGAAGCAAAATGGGGCCACTTCGTGTTGGAAAAACGCAAACCGCAAGGGGTACGAAAACATATTTATCAATCATGGGAACGATGTCAAAACATGGGTATCGATCCCCGTAAAAAACAAACCTCCATCGTAATGACCGACGAACAATTGGTGGAATGGGTCAATCGCTCCCACTTATACCATGTATCCCTGCCCATTCTTGATGACTTGGCCCGGGAAATCAGTGGCACTCACCATCTGCTCACGCTTTGTGACCACACAGGAAAAATGATGTATTTGCGGGGCGACCAACAGATCAGAAAGAGAGCGGAGAAAATCAACTTTGTTCCAGGCTCCGACTGGAGCGAGGCAGCCTTCGGAACCAACGCGATCGGGACCGCTCTTGAAACAAAGCAGCCCATCCAGATCTTTTCCTATGAACATTTTTGTGAAGGATGCCATCCCTGGGTCTGTTCAGCCTCACCCATTCAAGATCCGCTCACCGGGCAGCTGCTTGGAGTGATTGATGTGACCGGTCCATCTAATCATGCCCAACCCCATACCTTGGGAACGGCAGTGATGGCGGCCAAAATGATCGAACAGCAGTTGCTTCAAACATCTTTACAAAAGCGGAATTATCTGCAGCGCTGTTTTGAGCAGGCGGTCAGGAAATGGAAAAATGACCCGATGATGGTATTGGATGTCGTTTTACAGGTTGTCGACGCAACTCCAAGCGCCTTGTCCCTGTTTCAGTTAAAGGATCGAAGGGATATATGGGCTCTCTCCGAAATGAAAGAACTGAAATCGGTTCTCCTCACCCTTAACAACTCACAGGCCGAAACCCAACTCCCTGAAAAGCAACTGACCGTCTCCATCCAGACCATTACCATGGAACATGAAAGAATCGGTTTTCTCCTTCATTTCCATAAATCGCCGCAGCATCGTTCCCCCACACACCGGTACGCAAAACCTGCACCAGTAAATCACTGGTCTGAAATCATCGGCGAATCGCAAGCGCTAAAGGAAGTCGTCTACAAAAGCCAGATTGTCGCCTCCACCAATGTCCCCGTATTGATCACAGGGGAAAGTGGGACTGGTAAAGAACGGTTTGCCCGAGCGATCCATCATGCCAGCCTTCGCCATCGCGGGCCCTTTGTCGCGATCAATTGCGGAGCCATTCCAAAGGAATTGATCGCCAGCGAACTGTTTGGTTATGAGCCTGGCACCTTCACAGGCGGCAATCCGCGGGGCAAGGCAGGAAAATTTGAAGATGCGAACGGCGGGACGTTATTTCTTGATGAAATCGGTGAAATGCCGCTGGATTTGCAAGTTTTTTTGCTGCGTGTTTTAGAGGAAAAAGAAATCGTCCGCCTCGGTTCCTCGAAGCCGATGCCAGTGGATGTCCGAATCATCGCGGCCACCAATCAGGATCTTGAAAAACTGGTCAAAGAAGGAAAGTTCCGTTCCGATCTCTTCTACCGGCTCAATGTGGTGCATCTGGCGCTTCCGCCGTTGCGGGAACGGGGGAATGATCTGCTCCATTTATGCAAACACTTCATTGAAATGTTTGCCAAGCAACATGGCCGGAAGGTGTCGGGGATAGACGAAGCAGCGCTCTCATTCCTGAAGCAATACCACTGGCCAGGAAATATCAGGGAATTGAAAAACGTGATGGAACATGCCGTTCTGTTTGCCAGCGGTGAGTCGATTTCTCTCTCTGATTTGCCCCCTTATTTGCTGTCAAATGTCGCAAGCGGATCCACATCTCCCTTGGAACAAGAGGAAAAACGATTGCTTCAACAATTGTATAAAGAAACAAATGGAAATTTGTCGGAAATCGCAAGACGTTGCAAAATTGCCCGTTCCACTCTATACAGAAAATTAAAAAAATACAACATGCTATAA
- a CDS encoding acetone carboxylase subunit beta, with protein MSKRRAEVLAIDAGGTMTDTFIIDDQGRFVVGKAQSTPLDESEGIIHSMNDALEQWELNIDEVMPSLKTAVYSGTAMLNRLVQRQGRRTGLIVNKGMEDFLRMGRGIQSYLGYSYEDRIHLNTHKYEPPLVPRELIRGVTERIDLFGDIAIPLREDEVRQAVEELLDEGVEAIAISLLYSHANPVHERRVRDIAKEIIAERGLSVQVFASVDYYPAFRELQRTNTVLVEAKIADPSREQLRKIDRRFRELGGKFDTRIMASHGGTISIEANELARTLVSGPIGGVVGAKSLGNYLGYDNIICSDIGGTSFDIAMITQGEYVYKYSPDMAKLVLAIPLLFMDSIGAGTGSYVRVDPYSNGLTLGPDSAGYRVGTCWPEGGVETVTVSDCHVILGYINPDNFLGGQIKLDKERAYAAVKEQIADPLGISVEKAAAGVIELLDYRLKYYLASVISGKGYSPRDFILFSYGGGGPLHTYGYTEGLGFQKVLVPAWAAGFSAYGCGAADFEYRYDSSTLINVAADASDAEKMEGGKRLQKIWEELSEKVAAEFEKAGIPKENVRYEYGCHMMYQGQLNDIEVVSPVSKFESAADWDRLKDAFEELYSKVYHKAAISTEFGFTITTATVRGITEVVKPVIPDEEEKGATPPDSAHKGTRGMYWRGQWVTANIWEMTELQAGNVIQGPAIIEDPATTFIVPPGYETTLNRHRIFELVQGE; from the coding sequence ATGTCGAAAAGACGTGCTGAAGTCCTCGCCATCGATGCGGGAGGGACGATGACAGACACATTCATTATTGATGATCAAGGCCGGTTTGTCGTGGGAAAAGCGCAGTCCACGCCGTTGGATGAATCGGAAGGAATCATCCATTCCATGAACGACGCGCTGGAGCAATGGGAGCTAAATATTGACGAGGTCATGCCTTCACTGAAGACGGCTGTGTATTCGGGAACCGCCATGTTGAACCGTTTGGTTCAACGTCAAGGGCGCCGAACCGGTTTGATTGTCAATAAAGGAATGGAAGATTTCTTGCGCATGGGCCGAGGGATACAGTCTTATCTAGGGTACTCTTACGAGGATCGCATCCACCTCAACACGCACAAATACGAACCGCCTCTTGTCCCGAGAGAGCTGATTCGTGGCGTGACGGAACGTATCGATCTTTTTGGCGATATTGCCATCCCCCTGCGGGAAGATGAGGTCCGTCAAGCCGTGGAGGAATTGCTTGACGAGGGAGTCGAGGCGATTGCCATTTCTCTCCTTTATTCCCATGCCAATCCCGTCCACGAGCGGAGAGTGCGGGACATTGCCAAAGAAATCATTGCGGAAAGAGGCCTGTCCGTACAGGTTTTTGCCTCTGTGGATTATTATCCCGCTTTTCGTGAGTTACAAAGGACGAATACGGTTCTCGTCGAAGCAAAGATTGCTGATCCGTCGCGCGAGCAGTTACGAAAAATTGACCGACGTTTTCGTGAATTGGGCGGCAAGTTTGATACGCGGATTATGGCCAGTCACGGAGGAACGATCAGCATCGAAGCGAATGAATTGGCGCGCACGCTCGTTTCGGGTCCGATCGGCGGTGTGGTCGGCGCCAAGAGTTTAGGCAATTATTTGGGTTATGACAATATCATCTGTTCGGACATCGGCGGAACCAGCTTTGACATTGCGATGATTACGCAAGGAGAATACGTGTACAAATACAGTCCTGACATGGCCAAGCTTGTCCTCGCCATTCCCCTGCTGTTCATGGATTCGATCGGTGCGGGCACAGGCAGCTATGTGCGCGTGGATCCTTATTCCAATGGTTTGACGCTCGGCCCGGACAGCGCGGGTTACCGTGTGGGAACCTGTTGGCCGGAAGGCGGTGTGGAAACGGTGACGGTATCGGATTGCCATGTCATTCTCGGATATATCAATCCAGACAATTTTCTGGGCGGTCAAATCAAGCTGGATAAGGAACGGGCGTATGCCGCCGTGAAAGAACAAATCGCTGACCCATTAGGGATTAGTGTGGAAAAGGCGGCAGCCGGCGTGATCGAATTGTTGGATTACCGGTTGAAGTATTACCTGGCTTCCGTCATTTCCGGCAAAGGGTACAGTCCGCGCGATTTCATCCTGTTTTCCTATGGAGGGGGCGGACCCTTGCACACATACGGTTATACGGAAGGGCTGGGTTTCCAAAAGGTTTTGGTTCCCGCATGGGCTGCCGGATTTTCTGCTTATGGCTGTGGTGCTGCGGATTTCGAATACCGTTACGACTCTTCTACGTTAATCAATGTAGCGGCCGACGCTTCAGACGCCGAAAAGATGGAAGGCGGAAAACGGCTGCAAAAAATTTGGGAAGAGTTGTCGGAAAAAGTGGCTGCTGAGTTTGAGAAAGCAGGTATTCCGAAAGAGAATGTGAGATATGAATACGGCTGCCACATGATGTATCAAGGGCAGTTGAACGATATTGAAGTTGTTTCCCCGGTTTCCAAGTTTGAATCGGCTGCCGATTGGGATCGATTAAAAGATGCATTCGAGGAGTTATACAGCAAGGTATACCATAAGGCGGCCATTTCCACAGAGTTCGGGTTTACGATTACGACGGCGACTGTCCGGGGGATTACGGAGGTTGTAAAGCCTGTCATTCCGGATGAGGAGGAAAAAGGGGCGACGCCGCCCGATTCCGCGCACAAAGGAACGAGGGGAATGTACTGGCGGGGGCAGTGGGTGACGGCAAATATATGGGAGATGACAGAGTTGCAAGCAGGCAATGTGATCCAAGGGCCGGCGATTATCGAGGATCCGGCGACCACCTTCATTGTGCCGCCAGGATATGAAACAACCTTGAATCGTCACCGCATTTTTGAATTGGTTCAAGGGGAATGA
- a CDS encoding acetone carboxylase subunit alpha, with protein MAIRKEDLAIAKKGIGWDGKTLKAMREEIDRLTRETGHYAGITQLELKNADPITYEKIFYRLRGGLVDARETSKRVAASPIVEQEGELCFTLYTPEGDGVVTSTGIIIHVGTMGAAIKYMIANDYESNPGIEDGDVFINNDGHVGNIHTCDTHTIVPIFYKGEVVAWAGGVTHSIETGGVSPGSMPTNPVTRFGDGYYITCRKVARNFELLGDWLAESKRAVRTTKYWTLDERTRLAGCLRIRELVLSIIEEYGIDVWKKFVRESIEDARQQLIARIKTLLIPGKYRGVSMADVPYDHRLMGDLPEFAKLNYFVLCPTEITVQKNGKWKISARGTSRWGWHPYNAHPVTYTSGIWVMMTQTLMPNERINEGPMYATLFDLPKGSWINPMNRITAHSFSWHFLWNAWTAIWRSISRGYFGRGYLEEVNAGNAATETFLMGGGVNQYGEIHAINSFEPASCGTGATAIKDGIDHGAAIWNPEGDQGDMETWERVEPMLFLGRSVKKNSAGYGKYRGGSGYESLRMMWKSKDWTNFYVGTSYVFADCGLMGGYPSAAGYIWHAQKTDLKKRIEEGLPFPQGGDLDPDQPVWEEQLDAEFTRSKQNITTEQLFKDYDMVYVFLRGGPGFGDPLDRAPEKIEEDLNGGYLLPRYAEKVYGAVIEQDEKGKWKVDREKTAKRRQEIRKERLSRSMPTREWIKKERQNVLEKRAAFPVLYAYATTFELEDNAPFLEEFRKFWDLPGDWTITIDDVEKITGKYIQGSGYLTAPENERFPEDLQRASRHWTTAEWWGEYWD; from the coding sequence ATGGCGATTCGAAAAGAGGATCTGGCAATTGCTAAGAAAGGAATCGGCTGGGACGGCAAAACACTCAAAGCAATGCGTGAGGAGATCGACAGGCTCACCCGGGAAACCGGTCATTACGCGGGGATTACGCAGTTGGAGTTAAAAAATGCGGATCCGATTACGTACGAAAAAATTTTCTACCGGCTGCGGGGCGGACTGGTTGACGCGCGGGAAACGTCAAAACGGGTTGCGGCCTCACCGATTGTCGAACAGGAAGGCGAGCTCTGCTTTACCCTGTACACGCCGGAAGGGGATGGTGTCGTCACCTCGACAGGGATCATTATCCATGTGGGCACAATGGGTGCTGCCATCAAGTACATGATTGCAAACGATTACGAATCCAATCCGGGCATCGAAGATGGGGACGTGTTTATCAACAACGACGGCCATGTCGGGAACATTCATACGTGTGACACACACACGATTGTGCCAATTTTTTACAAAGGTGAAGTGGTCGCCTGGGCCGGCGGTGTCACGCATTCGATTGAAACAGGCGGAGTGTCTCCAGGATCCATGCCGACCAATCCGGTCACGCGATTTGGGGACGGTTACTACATTACGTGCCGGAAGGTTGCGAGAAATTTTGAGCTGTTGGGCGATTGGCTGGCCGAAAGTAAACGGGCTGTCCGGACGACCAAATACTGGACGTTGGATGAGCGCACCAGACTGGCGGGGTGTTTGCGCATTCGCGAGCTGGTGTTAAGCATCATTGAGGAATACGGCATCGACGTTTGGAAAAAGTTTGTCCGGGAAAGCATTGAGGACGCTCGCCAACAGCTGATTGCCCGTATCAAGACGCTTCTGATTCCCGGAAAATATCGCGGCGTCAGCATGGCCGATGTCCCTTACGATCATCGGTTGATGGGCGATTTGCCGGAGTTTGCCAAGCTGAACTATTTTGTGTTGTGCCCCACCGAAATCACCGTACAAAAAAATGGCAAATGGAAAATCAGCGCGCGAGGGACCAGCCGTTGGGGATGGCATCCCTATAACGCCCATCCGGTGACTTACACGAGTGGCATCTGGGTGATGATGACGCAAACGCTGATGCCGAACGAACGCATCAACGAGGGTCCGATGTACGCCACATTGTTTGACTTGCCCAAAGGGTCTTGGATCAATCCGATGAACCGGATTACGGCCCACAGTTTTTCCTGGCATTTCTTATGGAATGCCTGGACAGCCATCTGGCGCTCGATCAGCCGTGGTTACTTTGGAAGAGGCTATTTGGAAGAAGTGAATGCCGGAAACGCCGCCACGGAAACCTTCCTGATGGGCGGGGGCGTCAACCAATATGGCGAAATTCACGCCATCAACAGCTTTGAACCGGCCTCATGCGGCACCGGCGCCACCGCGATCAAAGACGGCATCGACCACGGCGCCGCGATATGGAATCCGGAAGGCGACCAAGGGGACATGGAAACCTGGGAACGGGTCGAGCCGATGCTGTTTCTCGGCCGTTCGGTGAAGAAAAATTCGGCCGGTTATGGCAAATACCGTGGAGGCAGCGGGTATGAAAGTTTGCGCATGATGTGGAAGTCGAAAGACTGGACCAACTTTTATGTCGGCACATCGTATGTATTTGCGGATTGCGGTTTAATGGGAGGCTATCCTTCGGCCGCCGGATATATTTGGCATGCCCAAAAAACAGATTTGAAAAAGCGCATTGAGGAAGGCCTGCCATTTCCCCAAGGAGGCGACCTGGATCCTGATCAGCCTGTCTGGGAAGAACAATTGGACGCTGAATTTACCCGATCGAAACAAAACATCACAACGGAACAACTGTTTAAGGATTACGACATGGTGTACGTCTTTTTGCGGGGGGGACCAGGGTTTGGCGATCCCCTGGATCGGGCGCCTGAAAAAATCGAGGAGGATCTGAATGGAGGATATTTGTTGCCCCGATACGCGGAAAAGGTGTATGGAGCGGTCATTGAGCAAGATGAAAAGGGCAAATGGAAAGTGGATCGGGAAAAAACGGCAAAACGCCGCCAGGAAATACGCAAAGAAAGATTGAGCCGAAGCATGCCGACGCGTGAATGGATCAAGAAAGAACGGCAAAACGTGTTGGAAAAACGTGCCGCATTTCCGGTGCTGTATGCGTATGCCACCACGTTTGAACTGGAAGATAATGCGCCTTTCCTGGAGGAATTTAGGAAATTCTGGGATCTGCCGGGTGACTGGACGATTACGATTGACGACGTGGAGAAGATTACGGGCAAATATATACAAGGATCAGGTTATCTCACGGCTCCTGAAAATGAACGATTTCCCGAGGATTTGCAACGGGCCAGCCGGCATTGGACGACGGCAGAATGGTGGGGAGAATACTGGGATTGA
- a CDS encoding acetone carboxylase subunit gamma, whose protein sequence is MKYTKEQIEHLIDGTLDWDTVHRMLSSPKDAERFEMYLEILQERVKWDDQILLPLGPHLYIVQKSNGERVTKCDCGHEFGDYRENWKLHAAIYVRDTEESLNDIYPKLMHADPAWNVLREYYCPDCGTLLEVESVPPFYPVIHDFEPDLEAFYEEWLGRPLPKPTG, encoded by the coding sequence ATGAAATATACCAAAGAACAAATCGAACATTTGATCGATGGCACGCTGGACTGGGACACGGTTCATCGCATGCTTTCCAGTCCGAAGGATGCGGAACGCTTTGAGATGTATCTTGAAATCTTGCAGGAACGGGTCAAGTGGGATGATCAGATATTATTGCCGTTGGGACCTCATCTGTACATTGTGCAAAAATCAAATGGCGAGCGCGTGACAAAATGCGATTGCGGCCATGAATTTGGGGATTACAGGGAAAACTGGAAACTTCATGCGGCGATCTACGTGAGAGATACCGAAGAAAGCCTCAACGACATTTATCCGAAGCTCATGCATGCTGACCCGGCTTGGAACGTTTTGCGTGAATACTATTGCCCGGATTGCGGCACTTTGTTGGAAGTCGAGTCGGTGCCTCCGTTTTATCCCGTGATCCACGACTTCGAGCCTGACCTGGAAGCTTTTTATGAGGAGTGGCTGGGGCGGCCCCTGCCTAAGCCGACGGGATAG
- a CDS encoding TetR family transcriptional regulator produces the protein MIINRKQSILEAAKQSFALFGYKGTTMDHVATAAKVGKGTIYTFFKNKEELLHAVIEEVVQEMSQLLQKTVDPNRSFFDNLHHTLIQILDYRRNHPLLQRLFLEARELGGATIQLAVELIEQHNLQFIQSHIERAIEKGELKPCPPEITAFVMIKLYVALSFEWEKKHPPLAKEELAELFRLYLAEGLAPSAPPGQAT, from the coding sequence ATCATCATCAACCGCAAACAAAGCATCCTGGAAGCAGCAAAACAGTCTTTTGCCCTCTTCGGGTATAAAGGCACCACCATGGATCACGTGGCCACAGCGGCCAAGGTAGGAAAGGGGACCATCTATACCTTTTTCAAAAATAAAGAAGAGCTCCTTCATGCCGTCATCGAGGAGGTGGTGCAGGAGATGAGCCAGCTGTTGCAAAAAACGGTGGACCCGAACCGCTCCTTTTTTGACAACCTGCACCACACCTTGATCCAGATTCTGGATTATCGCCGCAATCACCCGTTGCTGCAGCGGCTTTTCCTGGAAGCGCGGGAACTGGGAGGAGCGACTATCCAGCTGGCTGTGGAACTGATCGAGCAACACAACCTGCAATTCATCCAAAGCCACATCGAACGAGCCATCGAAAAAGGCGAACTAAAGCCGTGCCCTCCGGAAATCACCGCCTTTGTGATGATCAAACTGTATGTGGCCCTCTCTTTTGAATGGGAAAAAAAGCACCCGCCGCTTGCCAAGGAAGAACTGGCCGAGCTGTTCCGGCTTTATCTGGCGGAAGGCTTGGCCCCATCCGCCCCGCCTGGTCAGGCAACCTGA